The genomic region CAAAGGAAAAATCGACGGCGCAGGACGCGATACTCCAGGGCACTACGTGTGCACCGTGTACCAAAAAGATACATCCAGCAATTTACTTATCTACCGAGCAGATTCAGAGTACGATAAAGGCGCAAGAAACCAATCACACGTCAACACTAACGAAGAAATCGCTTTAGGGATTCAACTCAGAGATGGTTTTAACGCTTACACGTAACAAAACTCTCACAAGATTGTGCAAAACACAAAGTCTTGTTGTTGTTTTGCACAATCGTAATGCTAATCGATAAACGTAGAGATGCTTTTCCGATCGATTAGCACCCCAATTTCAATTTATTCTACCAAACCGACACGCACCTGCATAAATTGACCTGACTGCAGATATGCTTTCAATTCCTGCGTTGCATCTTCTGGAGTCAAGGCGTCGATTGCTGCGCAATATTTTTCAAAATAGTTAGCATCAAGACCAAGACATTCATTTGCTAAAATCCATGAAGCTTGACTCTCCACACCCGAAACCAGACCGATTAAACTCGATTTCAAACTGTTTTTGGCTGCAGCAAGCTCTTGCGCGGTTACTGGTGCAATTGCTGCATCGGCAAGAAAACTTGCGATCAGCTGTGCTGAAATTTTGACATGCTCAGGACCGGTCTGTAACCACATTTTGTCAATCGCAGGAGATCGAGAAAATCCTGATCCAAGTCTTCCACCAATCACATAATACAAACCAGTTTGTTCTCGCAGCTGGAAAATGCGATCTTTAAACACGCAACTAAGCACATCAATTATCGCTTTTTTGGGATGATACAAATCAATATCTGATCGCCTTCCCCACCACATCCATACCTGGTCTTTTACCATTTGATGTTCAAAAATACCAGCCCTGCAACTTCCTGCATCATAATTTTCTAAAATCATATGGGATTGCCACACGGACATTTCTGCACCCACAAGATCAAAAATTTCTTGCGCCTCAACATTTCCAACAACAACAAGAGCCATTTTTGATGGATTAAAATAGCCACAAAAATAATTACGCAAATCTCGCGGTGTTAGCTGACGTACAAAATCAATTGCATCATCGATAGTCCAGTCGTACAAACTTTCTGAACACGCAGAACTTTTAAGCATTCGCATCGCAACCGTTAACGCATCATTTTTATTTAATTTTAAAGATTCTATGGTTCTTGATTTAATGGCATCAAATGATAATTCATCACAATTTGCAGTCTTTAACACTTCAATAACCTTTAAAATCGCTTGCTTAATATTTTTATGCGTACCAAGCAACCGAATCGAAAGGCCGTCAACTAAAAGATCAACCCCTAAATCGTCAAAGCAATCATGAATTTCTTTTTTGGTCATACCCGCAGAACCAGAAAACAACCATTCACCAAGCATAGAAAATGCGATTGCTGTTTTGGTGTCTTCTTTTAAATCAGCTTTTTTGAGCTCCAAGAGCGCAACAGCTAAATCAGATGATTCTTCCTTAACCAAAACGGTAAACCCGTTAGAAAATGTTTTTTTAGACGATGCTTCCACAGAAGTAAACTCAAGACCATTTGCATCAGCATATCCCGCAGGAATAATAACCTCTTCAAGCGGCCTTGTTCGATTATGAATTCGTAAAATTTCTTCTTCTAAGACTTGTTCAGCTTTTAAAGATTCTTGCTGAGCTGCAACATTTTCGGGATCTCTAGGAACCAAGTCAACGCGCATCATTTTTTCAGGAATCATGAAACTTGAAATAAGATTTGCGATCTGCTCAGCAGTTACCAATTCAAGCGTGGATGCAAAATCAAAACAATCCTGCAAATCTTGATTCAACGCATACACATGCATCCATGCAAAAGGAATTCCTCTCATTTCAGCAGTTAATTTATCAAGCATACTTGCCTGAGCTAATGAAATTTTATTTTTAACTGCCCGTAAGAAATCTTCTTTAATACCATTTTTTACCAAACGATCCAACTCTTGACGAATCAAAGAAACACACTGCTCTTTTTTTCCCGACATTGGTTGAATGTTAATAAAAAAATGATTACTCAATGATGCACAATCAATATCAACCCCAACAGAAACGGCACATTTTTCGTCATGAATTAGTCGTTTTTCCAGAATTCGAGAATCTCCACCAACAAGTAATTCTTTGAGCAGCTCTGCGGACCGATACGCATCATGTATGCCTCCGGGCAAACGCCATGCAAGCATAACGGTTTCTTGCTCAAAATCTGATTCAACTTTTTTATAAAAATTATCAGTTATCTCACATGATGCTGAATCAAAAGTAGGTAAAACGGTTGACCCCTTTTGCATCAAAGACATTTCTTTGGTACCAACTTCAAGCGCTTCGTCCAAATCAATATCACCCCAGATAAAAAATGTCATGAATTGCGGTTGATAGTATTTTTTAAAAAAATCTCTTAATGCGTCTGCGCAAACACCAGCCAAATCTTTTTTGTACCCAATAACAGCACTGTTTGTAGGGTGTCCTTCCGGATAGCATTCTCGAAATAACTGAACGTACGACTCCCACATTGCATTATCTTTGTTTCTACGCAGCTCCTTAATAACCACTTTCACCTCAGATGCAAGATGCTGTTCATCAATAGCCGCATTACTCAAGCACTGAGCATGAAGCTTCACCAAAGGCTTCCAGTTATTTTTGGGCGCAATAAGGTAGTAACTAGTTAAATCGTGCGAAGTAAACGCATTCGATCGCGCTCCATAGCGACTTTCCAATGCTCCGTATGTTGTTTCTGACATTTCAGCTGTTCCTTTAAACACCATGTGCTCAAGCAAGTGAGCCCATCCGCGTTCTTGCCCTCGTTCAACAACAGAACCAACGCCAGAAAGGACAACCTCCAGAATAACATTTGGCGCCGACGGCTGAGAAACAGCCACAATACGCATCCCATTTGAAAGCGTTTTTTCTGCATACGCAAAACCCGCAAGCGTCCCTCTGCTAATATCTTCTGAAAGAATTGCAGCAGCATCACTAGAAGGACTTACTATTGACGCAATCAAAAACAAATTAATTAAAAAAAATGTAAATTTTTTCACAACAAATTTCCTTATTACTGAACAACATTTCCAACGGTTATTCGCACAAAACGCCCCTGCTGAGCGTACTCATGAGCAACGTGCATCAAATCATCAACCGTAAGTGAATTAAGCAACTGCAAATACTCGGATCGATACATTTCTGATTTATTTGTAACAACCAACGACTGAAAATAATTAGCTAACGCCATTGTTCCCTGTGTAGATGCTGCAACCTTACTCTGCATGGACGATCGAGCGCTTTCTAACTCACTCTGCGTAATTACGGATTCAAACACATTTTTAAGAAAAGATTCAAATAAAATAATAGCCTGATCTAATTTTTCAGGGCTCACCAATGCAAAAACCCTGTCTTCTGTGCGAGCAAAACCGGTTGGTAACAAGCTTGCAAAAACCCCTCCCGCTGTATAAAAAATACCGGTCGAATCTCTGAGCTTAAAAATACGAGAACCAAGAGAGGCAAAATAAATCGTCGACAAAAGATCAACAGCAACGCGTTCTTTTGAAATTTGAAACGCAGGTAAAGAAGACTCTCGCACAAATGACAAATACACTTGATCGCGATTCATTTGAACATGAATATTTTCAACATCGCGCGCAAATACAACATCTTGCGATGAATTAACCACAGCCCCCTGCCACACTGCGGTTGCAGATTTAATTGTTGCGATTATTTCTTCTGAATCAACATTACCAACCACCGAAACTACAAACTGATTTGGATTAAAAAATCTATGATACAAATTTGGTAATTCTTCAAAGGTTAATAATCGAACTTTTGTTATCATTTCTTCCAACGAAATACCATACGAATGATGCGGATATCGCATCGTTGATTGGGCATTTGTTGCGCGAGCCGCAGGATCATCAAACAAAGCTCTTAATCGTTGAATTTCTTGTTCTTTTATCTTCTCGAACAATTGTTTAAGCTCGCGCTCTTTGCCAAGCAAAGAATCCCAAAACGAACTTTTCTTTAAAAAATGTGGCGCTAAAAGTATTTCTAAATATTTTGCAATAACCGCTTGTGCATCTTCTTGCAAACAAATAATTCTTCCATAACTTACACTGAACGCAACTCCACGATCTGCAAACCAATCAAGTATCTGCTGCTTATTCAAGCCCAGAGAGCCTTCTTCGATCATGCCATCAATAATTGATTTGTAACACGAATCAATGGTGCCAGGATATTGATATTGCCGCATGTCGCCAAACGCAACCGCGCACAAATCGGCTTCTTTTTGTTCATGAATAACAACCTGAATACCATTTTCAAGTGTTACTTTACGTGTTGATCGCGGAACGGCAATCGCAATCGATTGAGCATCGGGATATTTTTCAGATACAGGAACCTCAACAAGATCTGGATATGGCGCAGTACGAACATGTACAGACAAAATCTGTGCCTCAAGTTCTTGATCGTTTTTTTGACCTAACAACCACTCATTTTTTTGAGCTTCATCTTGAAGAACCGTATCGATTCGAACCATTTTTTCTGGCGTTAAATAATTTGTGACAAAAGTTGAAATTTTCTGTGAAGTTACTCGAGAAAGCCGCTCTCCGGAAGTAAACGCATAATCGATAGAACCCGTCAAAATATATGCATTTAAAACATCAAAACCTAATAATGCTTGCGCTGGAACTTGCTTAACAAATTCATGTCTAATTTTTTCAGCAACAACAAAGCGATCTAAAACAGCTTTTTCTACTGGTTTTTTGGCCAAATTATCCAATTCATCTTTTATCGCATCAACGCACGCTTGCATTTTACCATCGCGAGGCTGCACGTACACCAAAAATACTGCCTCATGACACAACCGCTGAACACCGGCATTTACAATGTCGGCAATCTGTTCAACATCAATCAGTCGTTTATGCAATAACGATGAGGCGCCTTCACCAAGAACTTTTGCCGTCATCTCCGACAAGTCAACCTCGTCATTCCACTCTGCAGAAATAGGCCAAACCAACAAGCAATGTTCTTTTACCCATGGTTTTGGCAACACGGAATGAAAGCTCAACGTTTTTGAATATTTTTTAGTAAAAATCGGCTCAAACGTTCTATTTGAAGCAGGAATATGAGAAAAATACTTTTCAACAAGCGAAATAACTTCTTCGACCTGGACATCCCCCACAACAAACAATGTTGCTCTTTCTGGAGAATAATATTTTTTATAAAAAGCTTTTAACCGATCTGCATTTAAGCCAGCCAGATCTTTTTTGTACCCAATCAGTGGGGCATGGTACGGATGATCTTCTGGGAGCATTTTGGAAAAAAGTTCTTCAAACATCACAACAAACGGGTTGTCATTGCGCATGCGAAGTTCTTGGATTACAGCCTTTATTTCTGAAGCCAAATGCTGCTCATCAAGCAAAACATTTTCCATGCAATCGGCAAGCAATGGAATAAACGGACGCCAATTGTTAGAATCGACCTCGAAAAAGTATGATGTCATGTCATTGCCGGTAAACGCATTAAAAACAGCGCCATATCGCTTTGCCAAAACAGAAACCGCACCCTCGGGCAGCTCAACCGTTCCTTTAAAAATCATATGTTCAAGTAAATGCGCCAAGCCTCTTTCTGAAGGCTCTTCATGCGCACCACCAACATCATAGAGCATTTGAACTTTTACCCGTTGCTGCATGGTTGAAGGGACAACAACCAAACGCATCCCATTCTGTAATGAATGATATTTTACAAAATGTACCGCTTTACTCATACAAATTCCCCAGAATCAAAAACGCCACAAAAAAAGCATATCGTTCAGCGTGCCATAAAAAAATCGCTCTGTAACGAGTCAGATTCAAAAAATAGTCATTTCCGGTTGTATCTTTTTAATCATGATATGAGTTGTAAACACAAACTTTGAGCAACCAATAAAACATTTCAACATTAAATTCATCAAGAGGCGTTTTACCCTCATAGATCGAGATTATTTTTTCAAATTTTGTTGTATGGAATAAACCAGCCTGTGGTTTTAGTAAGCTTAAATTCTTTATTTTTAGGCCAACTTAAAGTTTTCATTAATTTTCTCAGCAAGCGTTGAATTATTTTTTTTGTTCGGAAGAAACCTTTAGTTTCGCCGGAGACGATATCGCGATTTTTTCTTTGTGTACAGTTGGACTTGTTTTTAAGTCTTCAGAAATAAAATCAAAAAATATTCAAAAATTGTTTGCATCATTTTTTTTGAGTACAATTATCAGCGATATTTTATCCCTTTAGATGGATTTATTTTTATGCGCAAATCGCTTTTTCTCTGCGCTCTTTCGATCATCTGTTGCAGCTCTCTTAAAAATGAGCCGGTAACAATCATCACACTTTCACCTCTTGAGGCAGATTCGGCACTCCTTGTTCAACAAATGGAAAAAGAGGCTCAATCTCTTACCCTCTCTCAAGCAATTATTGCCGCAACAACCGAACATCCCACGATAAAAGCAGCAAAATTAACTCATGAAATTGCTCAACTTGCAGAAAAATCTGCCTGGGCTGGCTTTTTGCCCACAATTGGTCTGACCAGTTCTGCTGTTGCGAGCAAAGCTACTCCAACCGGTCAATTTGCAACAACACTAAGCGCCTCACAAAATTTAATCAACCTTGCAGGTCCAAAAACACGCGCAAAGCAAGCAGGAATAGACACAAAAATCGCACAGACTCAGATAAGTGCTGCACAGCAAGAAAAAAGAGCTGCGGTTGAAGCACTTTTTTTGAATACCTGGCTCAAGCAAGAAGAATATGCTGTGTTGAAAAAAGAATTGGCTTTTTCTCAGGAAAATCAAAAAATAAACCAAGAAAAATATGAAGCCGGATTGCTTTCTTTACCTGAGTATCAAAAAACGATCGCCGATGCGTGCGCTACAGAAATGAAATGCACAATCCACAATAATCAACTTATTTCGCTGCTTGCGGAACTTGAAGAAATGACAGGTATTTTCCTCACCGATGGATCAGATGCAAAGATGCACCTTGAATGGAATCCAAATCTTACATTCCAACTAGACTCGGTTGATACCTACATTTCGTTGGCTCTCAAAAATCGACTTGAACTTGAAATACACAAACTCAATTACAAACGAACTCGCATCGACGAACGGTTTGCGCTAGGAAAAACATTTCCCTCTCTGAGCGCTGTCGGCCAATATTCATACGACTATCAACCCGGAAATCCCGATTATCGATCGTACTCGTCGTACACAAAAACAAACTTTTTTGGAGGACTACAACTTTCCTGGAATCTGTTTGATGGAACGTTGAGCAAAATAGAAGCAGAAACAGCTCGAATAAAAGCCCTCAAATCAACCACCGACAAAGAAATAACTCAAAAAAAAATAGAAAAAGAAATAAAACAACTCTACAACAGCCTGAAAGTCTCTCACCAGCAAGCCGCTGTTTCTCTAGCTCAACTCAGAGCTTCAACCAGCACGCTTCAATCGTCTCAGGATGCTTGTACCGTTGGATCGATGACCACAACAACACTGTTAGGATCAGCAACACACCAACTCAAAGCACAATTTGAACACCTTACTCACCTTGTACAATTTCAACGTCAATTTTTTGCACTTAATGCTGGATGTGGATATGCATTGGATCTTTCAGGCAATACATTCGGCGAAAAATAAAAAAATAAGCACCTATGTGTAGGTGCTTATTTTTCACAAAATCATTTTTTATTTACGCAACTTTTAACCTGCCAAAAGTCGCTTTACGCACTAACCATGAACCCCAAGATTCTGGAGCTACTGCGAGACCAACTGGAATTTGTACTGGAGCTGCTAACGCTGGTGCCGTAGCACCCTGAACAGGTTGTCCAACCGCAGAAGGCGCCGTTGGAACAAGTACACCCATCGGAACTGTAGCAGTCACTTGTGAAACTTTTGATCCATGATAGTTCATATTAGCAATCGCAAATTGATTAAAAATATTTTTCATATTGTCCACAGGTGTTTTCAAAACCGTTGAAAGTTCTGAGTCTAGGGATTGTAGATGATTAATATAGCTTAGAAATTGACTTGGTTCTTTTACCGCAGGACTTTGCACATACGTTGCCATCACAGTAGTTTTGTATGCTTTAAACTTATATTCAGACTCTTTGAGTTTTAATCTTTTTTGGATTGTATCTAGTTTTCCAAAAATAGATTTCCAAAGCGCTTTAACCGTTACTTCAAGTTGAACTCGATCGAACTCATCTTGACTATCAACTGCAAGCTTTGGCGTTGAGCCGCAGAATCGTTTGTCACCAACTGCTGATCGATATTTATTAGCTGCTTTTCTAAAGACATCTGCAATCTCTGAATACATCAATCGTTTGCCATTTGCTTTATCTTTTTCGTACTGACGATACGCGATTTCATTTGCCATTTCTTGTGAAAGTTCTTC from Candidatus Dependentiae bacterium harbors:
- a CDS encoding insulinase family protein, which codes for MKKFTFFLINLFLIASIVSPSSDAAAILSEDISRGTLAGFAYAEKTLSNGMRIVAVSQPSAPNVILEVVLSGVGSVVERGQERGWAHLLEHMVFKGTAEMSETTYGALESRYGARSNAFTSHDLTSYYLIAPKNNWKPLVKLHAQCLSNAAIDEQHLASEVKVVIKELRRNKDNAMWESYVQLFRECYPEGHPTNSAVIGYKKDLAGVCADALRDFFKKYYQPQFMTFFIWGDIDLDEALEVGTKEMSLMQKGSTVLPTFDSASCEITDNFYKKVESDFEQETVMLAWRLPGGIHDAYRSAELLKELLVGGDSRILEKRLIHDEKCAVSVGVDIDCASLSNHFFINIQPMSGKKEQCVSLIRQELDRLVKNGIKEDFLRAVKNKISLAQASMLDKLTAEMRGIPFAWMHVYALNQDLQDCFDFASTLELVTAEQIANLISSFMIPEKMMRVDLVPRDPENVAAQQESLKAEQVLEEEILRIHNRTRPLEEVIIPAGYADANGLEFTSVEASSKKTFSNGFTVLVKEESSDLAVALLELKKADLKEDTKTAIAFSMLGEWLFSGSAGMTKKEIHDCFDDLGVDLLVDGLSIRLLGTHKNIKQAILKVIEVLKTANCDELSFDAIKSRTIESLKLNKNDALTVAMRMLKSSACSESLYDWTIDDAIDFVRQLTPRDLRNYFCGYFNPSKMALVVVGNVEAQEIFDLVGAEMSVWQSHMILENYDAGSCRAGIFEHQMVKDQVWMWWGRRSDIDLYHPKKAIIDVLSCVFKDRIFQLREQTGLYYVIGGRLGSGFSRSPAIDKMWLQTGPEHVKISAQLIASFLADAAIAPVTAQELAAAKNSLKSSLIGLVSGVESQASWILANECLGLDANYFEKYCAAIDALTPEDATQELKAYLQSGQFMQVRVGLVE
- a CDS encoding insulinase family protein, encoding MSKAVHFVKYHSLQNGMRLVVVPSTMQQRVKVQMLYDVGGAHEEPSERGLAHLLEHMIFKGTVELPEGAVSVLAKRYGAVFNAFTGNDMTSYFFEVDSNNWRPFIPLLADCMENVLLDEQHLASEIKAVIQELRMRNDNPFVVMFEELFSKMLPEDHPYHAPLIGYKKDLAGLNADRLKAFYKKYYSPERATLFVVGDVQVEEVISLVEKYFSHIPASNRTFEPIFTKKYSKTLSFHSVLPKPWVKEHCLLVWPISAEWNDEVDLSEMTAKVLGEGASSLLHKRLIDVEQIADIVNAGVQRLCHEAVFLVYVQPRDGKMQACVDAIKDELDNLAKKPVEKAVLDRFVVAEKIRHEFVKQVPAQALLGFDVLNAYILTGSIDYAFTSGERLSRVTSQKISTFVTNYLTPEKMVRIDTVLQDEAQKNEWLLGQKNDQELEAQILSVHVRTAPYPDLVEVPVSEKYPDAQSIAIAVPRSTRKVTLENGIQVVIHEQKEADLCAVAFGDMRQYQYPGTIDSCYKSIIDGMIEEGSLGLNKQQILDWFADRGVAFSVSYGRIICLQEDAQAVIAKYLEILLAPHFLKKSSFWDSLLGKERELKQLFEKIKEQEIQRLRALFDDPAARATNAQSTMRYPHHSYGISLEEMITKVRLLTFEELPNLYHRFFNPNQFVVSVVGNVDSEEIIATIKSATAVWQGAVVNSSQDVVFARDVENIHVQMNRDQVYLSFVRESSLPAFQISKERVAVDLLSTIYFASLGSRIFKLRDSTGIFYTAGGVFASLLPTGFARTEDRVFALVSPEKLDQAIILFESFLKNVFESVITQSELESARSSMQSKVAASTQGTMALANYFQSLVVTNKSEMYRSEYLQLLNSLTVDDLMHVAHEYAQQGRFVRITVGNVVQ
- a CDS encoding TolC family protein gives rise to the protein MRKSLFLCALSIICCSSLKNEPVTIITLSPLEADSALLVQQMEKEAQSLTLSQAIIAATTEHPTIKAAKLTHEIAQLAEKSAWAGFLPTIGLTSSAVASKATPTGQFATTLSASQNLINLAGPKTRAKQAGIDTKIAQTQISAAQQEKRAAVEALFLNTWLKQEEYAVLKKELAFSQENQKINQEKYEAGLLSLPEYQKTIADACATEMKCTIHNNQLISLLAELEEMTGIFLTDGSDAKMHLEWNPNLTFQLDSVDTYISLALKNRLELEIHKLNYKRTRIDERFALGKTFPSLSAVGQYSYDYQPGNPDYRSYSSYTKTNFFGGLQLSWNLFDGTLSKIEAETARIKALKSTTDKEITQKKIEKEIKQLYNSLKVSHQQAAVSLAQLRASTSTLQSSQDACTVGSMTTTTLLGSATHQLKAQFEHLTHLVQFQRQFFALNAGCGYALDLSGNTFGEK